A single genomic interval of Pseudorca crassidens isolate mPseCra1 chromosome 19, mPseCra1.hap1, whole genome shotgun sequence harbors:
- the KRT222 gene encoding keratin-like protein KRT222 isoform X1, with amino-acid sequence MELSQLLNEIRANYEKLLTRNQIETVLSTRIQLEEDLSKKMDKDEEALKAAQAELKEARRQWHHLQVEIESLHAVERGLENSLHASEQHYQTQLQDLEAVIEGLEKELQEVRRGIEKQLQEHEMLLNTKMRLEQEIATYRRLLEKEEIRYYGCIQGGKKEQKPTTSRVGFVLPSAIINEISFSTKVPQKYENEKVETVTKQAILNGNVVKESTEAHGTIQTEKVDEVIKEWEGSFFKDNPRLRKKSVSLRFDLHLAATDEGCLQTKQDNLPDIEVRLIMRRSCSIPSIKPPSAAN; translated from the exons atggagctgTCCCAGCTACTCAATGAGATCAGGGCAAACTATGAAAAGCTCCTCACCAGAAATCAGATAGAGACCGTGCTCTCAACAAGGATCCAG TTGGAGGAAGATCTaagcaaaaaaatggacaaagatgaAGAGGCTTTAAAGGCGGCTCAAGCAGAACTCAAGGAAGCCCGACGCCAGTGGCATCACCTGCAAGTGGAAATTGAATCTCTCCATGCTGTG GAAAGGGGCCTTGAAAACTCCCTACATGCCAGTGAACAACATTACCAGACGCAGCTGCAAGACCTAGAGGCAGTGATTGAAGGACTAGAAAAAGAGCTACAGGAAGTAAGGCGCGGCATCGAAAAGCAGCTTCAAGAGCATGAGATGCTCCTCAACACGAAGATGAGGCTAGAACAAGAAATCGCAACTTATCGCCGCCtcctggaaaaggaagaaatcag ATATTATGGTTGCATCCAAggtgggaaaaaagaacaaaaacctacCACAAGTAGAgttggttttgttttaccttcAG ccattataaatgaaatatctttttcaacAAAAGTCCCACAGAAGTATGAGAACGAAAAAGTGGAAACAGTGACCAAACAAGCAATATTAAATGGAAATGTCGTGAAAGAAAGCACTGAAGCTCATGGCACTATTCA gACAGAGAAAGTGGATGAAGTTATTAAAGAATGGGAAGGTTCCTTCTTTAAAGATAACCCTCGATTAAGGAAAAAATCTGTTTCTCTTCGATTTGATCTTCATTTAGCAGCCACTGATGAAGGGTGTTTACAGACTAAGCAGGATAATCTACCAGATATAGAAGTCAGGCTTATCATGAGAAGATCATGCAGTATCCCCTCTATCAAACCTCCATCAGCAGCTAATTAA
- the KRT222 gene encoding keratin-like protein KRT222 isoform X2, with the protein MELSQLLNEIRANYEKLLTRNQIETVLSTRIQLEEDLSKKMDKDEEALKAAQAELKEARRQWHHLQVEIESLHAVERGLENSLHASEQHYQTQLQDLEAVIEGLEKELQEVRRGIEKQLQEHEMLLNTKMRLEQEIATYRRLLEKEEIRYYGCIQGGKKEQKPTTSRVGFVLPSVPQKYENEKVETVTKQAILNGNVVKESTEAHGTIQTEKVDEVIKEWEGSFFKDNPRLRKKSVSLRFDLHLAATDEGCLQTKQDNLPDIEVRLIMRRSCSIPSIKPPSAAN; encoded by the exons atggagctgTCCCAGCTACTCAATGAGATCAGGGCAAACTATGAAAAGCTCCTCACCAGAAATCAGATAGAGACCGTGCTCTCAACAAGGATCCAG TTGGAGGAAGATCTaagcaaaaaaatggacaaagatgaAGAGGCTTTAAAGGCGGCTCAAGCAGAACTCAAGGAAGCCCGACGCCAGTGGCATCACCTGCAAGTGGAAATTGAATCTCTCCATGCTGTG GAAAGGGGCCTTGAAAACTCCCTACATGCCAGTGAACAACATTACCAGACGCAGCTGCAAGACCTAGAGGCAGTGATTGAAGGACTAGAAAAAGAGCTACAGGAAGTAAGGCGCGGCATCGAAAAGCAGCTTCAAGAGCATGAGATGCTCCTCAACACGAAGATGAGGCTAGAACAAGAAATCGCAACTTATCGCCGCCtcctggaaaaggaagaaatcag ATATTATGGTTGCATCCAAggtgggaaaaaagaacaaaaacctacCACAAGTAGAgttggttttgttttaccttcAG TCCCACAGAAGTATGAGAACGAAAAAGTGGAAACAGTGACCAAACAAGCAATATTAAATGGAAATGTCGTGAAAGAAAGCACTGAAGCTCATGGCACTATTCA gACAGAGAAAGTGGATGAAGTTATTAAAGAATGGGAAGGTTCCTTCTTTAAAGATAACCCTCGATTAAGGAAAAAATCTGTTTCTCTTCGATTTGATCTTCATTTAGCAGCCACTGATGAAGGGTGTTTACAGACTAAGCAGGATAATCTACCAGATATAGAAGTCAGGCTTATCATGAGAAGATCATGCAGTATCCCCTCTATCAAACCTCCATCAGCAGCTAATTAA
- the KRT222 gene encoding keratin-like protein KRT222 isoform X3, with amino-acid sequence MDKDEEALKAAQAELKEARRQWHHLQVEIESLHAVERGLENSLHASEQHYQTQLQDLEAVIEGLEKELQEVRRGIEKQLQEHEMLLNTKMRLEQEIATYRRLLEKEEIRYYGCIQGGKKEQKPTTSRVGFVLPSAIINEISFSTKVPQKYENEKVETVTKQAILNGNVVKESTEAHGTIQTEKVDEVIKEWEGSFFKDNPRLRKKSVSLRFDLHLAATDEGCLQTKQDNLPDIEVRLIMRRSCSIPSIKPPSAAN; translated from the exons atggacaaagatgaAGAGGCTTTAAAGGCGGCTCAAGCAGAACTCAAGGAAGCCCGACGCCAGTGGCATCACCTGCAAGTGGAAATTGAATCTCTCCATGCTGTG GAAAGGGGCCTTGAAAACTCCCTACATGCCAGTGAACAACATTACCAGACGCAGCTGCAAGACCTAGAGGCAGTGATTGAAGGACTAGAAAAAGAGCTACAGGAAGTAAGGCGCGGCATCGAAAAGCAGCTTCAAGAGCATGAGATGCTCCTCAACACGAAGATGAGGCTAGAACAAGAAATCGCAACTTATCGCCGCCtcctggaaaaggaagaaatcag ATATTATGGTTGCATCCAAggtgggaaaaaagaacaaaaacctacCACAAGTAGAgttggttttgttttaccttcAG ccattataaatgaaatatctttttcaacAAAAGTCCCACAGAAGTATGAGAACGAAAAAGTGGAAACAGTGACCAAACAAGCAATATTAAATGGAAATGTCGTGAAAGAAAGCACTGAAGCTCATGGCACTATTCA gACAGAGAAAGTGGATGAAGTTATTAAAGAATGGGAAGGTTCCTTCTTTAAAGATAACCCTCGATTAAGGAAAAAATCTGTTTCTCTTCGATTTGATCTTCATTTAGCAGCCACTGATGAAGGGTGTTTACAGACTAAGCAGGATAATCTACCAGATATAGAAGTCAGGCTTATCATGAGAAGATCATGCAGTATCCCCTCTATCAAACCTCCATCAGCAGCTAATTAA
- the KRT24 gene encoding keratin, type I cytoskeletal 24, producing MQNLSDWLANYLDKVRALEKADLENKIKEWYDKFGPGSGVGGAGRDYSKYYPIIEDLRNQILTATIENAGIVLQIDNARLTADDFRLKYKNELHLRQPVEADINGLQKVLDDLTMTRSELEMQTESLTEELAYLKKNHQEEMKSMQRSSGGDVTVELHPGTDLTKLLNDVRAQYEDLAEQNHCEAEEQFNEQSASLQAQISTNAGARPASSTKNEITELKCTLQALEIELQSQLAMKSSLEGTLADTEVGYMVQLSQIQMQISGLEEQICQIWGETERQNTEYEQLLDIKTRLEMETDPYHCLLDGEGGGSGFGGSDFRNSGSETRGPETPDPGIHPCLVTQDLEAVLSKEEIQARLE from the exons ATGCAGAACCTCAGTGACTGGCTGGCCAATTACCTAGACAAAGTCAGAGCCCTGGAGAAGGCTGATCTGGAGAACAAAATCAAGGAGTGGTATGACAAATTTGGGCCTGGGTCTGGAGTTGGTGGAGCTGGAAGAGATTACAGTAAATACTATCCAATCATTGAAGATCTTAGGAATCAG ATCCTTACTGCCACTATCGAAAATGCTGGGATTGTTCTGCAAATTGACAATGCCAGACTGACTGCTGATGACTTCAGACTGaa ATACAAGAACGAGCTGCATCTCCGGCAGCCCGTGGAGGCTGACATCAATGGCCTGCAGAAAGTGCTGGATGACCTGACCATGACTCGCTCTGAGTTGGAGATGCAGACTGAGAGCCTCACAGAGGAGCTGGCCTACCTGAAGAAGAACCACCAGGAG GAAATGAAGAGTATGCAACGAAGCTCCGGAGGGGATGTGACCGTAGAACTGCACCCAGGGACGGACCTGACTAAGTTACTGAATGACGTGAGGGCACAGTATGAGGACCTGGCTGAGCAGAACCACTGCGAGGCTGAAGAGCAGTTCAACGAGCAG AGCGCATCTCTGCAAGCACAGATCTCTACCAATGCTGGTGCCAGGCCAGCCAGTTCCACCAAGAATGAGATCACAGAACTGAAATGCACTCTGCAAGCCCTGGAAATTGAGCTGCAGTCCCAACTGGCCATG aaaagctcccTGGAAGGAACCTTGGCTGACACGGAGGTTGGCTACATGGTACAGCTGTCACAAATTCAGATGCAGATCAGCGGCCTGGAGGAGCAGATCTGCCAGATCTGGGGTGAGACTGAACGCCAGAACACAGAGTATGAGCAGCTGCTGGACATCAAGACCCGCCTGGAGATGGAGACTGATCCCTACCACTGCCTGCTTGATGGAGAAGGAGG tggTTCTGGTTTTGGAGGATCTGATTTTAGAAACTCGGGATCAGAAACACGGGGTCCAGAAACACCGGATCCAGGGATTCATCCATGTCTAGTGACTCAAGATCTGGAAGCTGTTCTGTCCAAGGAAGAG ATCCAAGCTAGACTAGAGTGA